From Diaminobutyricibacter sp. McL0608, one genomic window encodes:
- a CDS encoding GspE/PulE family protein, producing MASMTEILILHGHLPIEYLDSVTSEPAADEIAVQDLLARGAISEVQLARARAAAANAPFVELLDYPVDRTAVSLVSGAICRRHSVLPIGIENGAVILAMADPGNVFAIDDVRAAAHMQVQPAVAERNDLLVAIDRYIRADDELSDLTTTLEEENQPEDTGTLSIGESGDDDAPIVRFVNLLVSQAIQDHASDIHIEPAEHDVRVRYRIDGVLHAMQSAPKSIQNGVISRLKIMSDIDIAERRKPQDGRMSVNHGGRQIDLRVATLPTVWGEKVVMRILDNSNTSLNVRDLALLDYNFEAYKTSYSKPYGMILVTGPTGSGKSTTLYTTLGAVARPEINVITVEDPVEYRMPGINQVQVNPKAGLTFASALRSILRSDPDVVLLGEIRDHETAQIAIEASLTGHLVLSTLHTNDAPSAVTRLTEMDIEPFLVGSALDCVVAQRLARRLCDRCKQPSNHTPDDLLRLRLSFDPEQGVPLIYQPIGCASCSNTGYRGRIAIHEVMTVTEEIERLAVARSSSAEIGRVAQEQGMLTLRQDGWEKAKLGLTSVEEILRVVA from the coding sequence GTGGCGTCCATGACAGAGATCCTGATCCTTCACGGCCATCTGCCCATCGAGTACCTCGACAGTGTGACCTCCGAGCCCGCTGCCGACGAGATCGCCGTGCAGGACCTGCTCGCGCGCGGAGCGATCAGCGAAGTTCAGCTCGCGCGTGCCCGCGCGGCCGCAGCGAATGCGCCGTTCGTAGAACTCCTCGACTACCCGGTCGACCGCACAGCCGTCTCGCTCGTCAGCGGAGCGATCTGCCGCCGGCACTCCGTCCTGCCGATCGGCATCGAGAACGGCGCCGTCATCCTCGCGATGGCCGACCCGGGCAACGTGTTCGCCATCGACGACGTGCGCGCCGCCGCCCACATGCAGGTGCAGCCGGCGGTCGCCGAACGCAACGACCTGCTCGTGGCCATCGACCGCTACATCCGCGCCGACGACGAACTGAGCGACCTCACCACCACGCTCGAGGAGGAGAACCAGCCCGAAGACACGGGCACCCTCAGCATCGGGGAGTCGGGCGACGACGACGCACCCATCGTGCGGTTCGTGAACCTGCTGGTCAGCCAGGCCATCCAGGACCACGCGTCTGACATCCACATCGAGCCGGCCGAGCACGACGTTCGGGTGCGGTACCGCATCGACGGCGTGCTCCATGCCATGCAGAGCGCACCCAAGAGCATCCAGAACGGTGTCATCTCGCGCCTCAAGATCATGAGCGACATCGACATCGCCGAGCGTCGCAAGCCTCAGGACGGCCGCATGTCGGTCAACCACGGTGGCCGGCAGATCGACCTCCGTGTCGCGACCCTTCCTACGGTGTGGGGCGAGAAGGTCGTCATGCGTATCCTCGACAACTCGAACACGAGCCTGAACGTCCGCGATCTCGCGCTGCTCGACTACAACTTCGAGGCCTACAAGACGTCATATTCGAAGCCGTACGGGATGATCCTCGTCACCGGCCCGACCGGCTCGGGCAAGTCGACCACCCTCTACACGACACTCGGCGCCGTGGCGCGCCCCGAGATCAACGTGATCACGGTCGAGGACCCGGTCGAGTACCGGATGCCCGGCATCAACCAGGTTCAGGTGAACCCGAAGGCGGGCCTCACCTTCGCAAGCGCACTGCGTTCCATTCTGCGAAGCGACCCGGATGTGGTGCTGCTCGGTGAGATCCGCGACCACGAGACCGCGCAGATCGCCATCGAAGCGTCCCTCACCGGCCACCTCGTGCTGTCGACCCTGCACACCAACGATGCTCCGAGTGCCGTGACCCGCCTGACCGAGATGGACATCGAGCCGTTCCTGGTCGGTTCGGCTCTCGACTGTGTGGTCGCCCAACGTCTTGCCCGCCGTCTCTGCGACCGGTGCAAGCAGCCGTCGAACCACACGCCGGACGACCTTCTGCGACTTCGTCTCAGTTTCGATCCCGAGCAGGGTGTGCCGCTCATCTACCAGCCCATCGGCTGCGCCAGCTGCTCGAACACCGGCTACCGCGGCCGCATCGCGATCCACGAGGTCATGACCGTCACCGAGGAGATCGAACGACTCGCGGTCGCGCGGTCGTCGAGCGCCGAGATCGGCCGGGTCGCCCAGGAGCAGGGGATGCTCACACTGCGCCAGGACGGATGGGAGAAGGCCAAGCTCGGCCTCACCTCCGTCGAAGAGATCCTGCGTGTCGTCGCCTGA
- a CDS encoding DNA-directed RNA polymerase subunit beta' → MLDVTTFDELRIGLATADDIRRWSHGEVKKPETINYRTLKPEKDGLFGEQIFGPSRDWECSCGKYKRVRFKGIVCERCGVEVTKSSVRRERMGHIELAAPVTHIWYFKGVPSRLGYLLDMAPKDLEKVIYFAAYMVIEVDEEGRHADMPGLENELRLEIKTLSDQRDSRIADRLQRLEVDLAALEEEGAKADQKRRVKDTAEKEMGQIRKGYDEDIARLERVWDSFRNLKVGDLKPEDADFNELMDRFGLYFEAYMGAEAIKRRLLAFDLAAEAELLRDQIANGKGQKKIRAIKRLRVVSSFLATGNSPAAMVLDVVPVIPPELRPMVQLDGGRFATSDLNDLYRRVINRNNRLRRLLDLGAPEIIVNNEKRMLQEAVDALFDNGRRGRPVTGTGNRALKSLSDMLKGKQGRFRQNLLGKRVDYSGRSVIIVGPQLKLHQCGLPKQMALELFKPFVIKRLIDLSHAQNIKAAKRMVERSRPQVWDVLEEIIRERPVLLNRAPTLHRLGIQAFEPQLVEGKAIQLHPLVCAAFNADFDGDQMAVHLPLSVEAQAEARILMLASNNILKPSDGRPVTLPSQDMIIGLHHLTTLKEGAVGEGRAFSSVAEAILAKDQHSLDLNAKVRIRLNDYVPSDAADKGVVGVTAIVETTLGRALFNETLPADYPYVEEVADKGVISGIVNALAERYPKVEVAAALDNIKDAGFYWATRSGVTVALSDILTPPNKPQIVAGYEKKAAKVTAEFEKGLTTDLERRQELVKIWTEATNEVAEAMRANFPADNTINRMVTSGARGNWLQVRNIAGMRGLVNNPKGEIIPRPIISSYREGLSVAEYFIATHGARKGLADTALRTADSGYLTRRLVDVSQDVIIREDDCGTTKGLDLPIAAAGADGVLVRDANVENSVFARTLAADAVSADGTVVAKAGDDVGDVLIDRLVAAGVTDIKVRSVLTCESAVGVCAACYGRSLATGKLVDIGEAVGIIAAQSIGEPGTQLTMRTFHTGGSASADDITQGLPRVQELFEARTPKGASPIAEAAGRITIEDTDRSRKVILTPDSGDEAHIYPVLKRSTLLVEDGQHVELGQQIIVGTVDPKEVLRVKGVREVQKHLVGGVQGVYRSQGVPIHDKHIEVIVRQMLRKVTVVEHGDTDLLPGELVDRSKYNELNRAALTAGKKTASARQEVMGITKASLATESWLSAASFQETTRVLTQAAMEGKSDPLIGLKENVIIGKLIPAGTGLARYRNVTVEATEEAKAERYPNRIFADDSAFSENDLSFVDFDSFSSDDYTPGTYN, encoded by the coding sequence TTGCTCGACGTAACAACTTTTGACGAGCTGCGCATTGGCCTGGCCACCGCCGACGACATCCGTCGCTGGTCGCATGGTGAGGTCAAGAAGCCCGAAACCATCAACTACCGCACCCTGAAGCCCGAGAAGGACGGTCTGTTCGGTGAGCAGATCTTCGGCCCGAGCCGTGACTGGGAATGTTCCTGCGGTAAGTACAAGCGTGTCCGCTTCAAGGGCATCGTCTGTGAGCGCTGTGGTGTCGAGGTCACGAAGTCGTCCGTGCGCCGTGAGCGCATGGGCCACATCGAGCTCGCCGCTCCCGTCACGCACATCTGGTACTTCAAGGGTGTCCCGAGCCGTCTCGGCTACCTGCTCGACATGGCTCCGAAGGACCTCGAGAAGGTCATCTACTTCGCCGCCTACATGGTGATCGAGGTCGACGAAGAGGGCCGTCACGCCGACATGCCCGGCCTTGAGAACGAGCTCCGCCTCGAGATCAAGACCCTGTCCGACCAGCGCGACTCACGTATCGCCGACCGCCTGCAGCGCCTCGAGGTCGACCTCGCAGCGCTGGAGGAGGAGGGTGCCAAGGCCGACCAGAAGCGTCGCGTCAAGGACACTGCCGAGAAGGAGATGGGGCAGATCCGCAAGGGCTACGACGAGGACATCGCTCGTCTGGAGCGCGTGTGGGACAGCTTCCGCAACCTCAAGGTCGGAGACCTCAAGCCTGAGGACGCCGACTTCAACGAGCTCATGGACCGCTTCGGTCTGTACTTCGAGGCCTACATGGGCGCCGAGGCGATCAAGCGTCGCCTGCTGGCGTTCGACCTGGCTGCAGAAGCCGAGCTGCTGCGCGACCAGATCGCCAACGGCAAGGGCCAGAAGAAGATCCGTGCGATCAAGCGCCTGCGCGTGGTCAGCTCGTTCCTCGCGACCGGCAACTCGCCGGCTGCGATGGTCCTCGACGTCGTCCCGGTGATCCCGCCGGAGCTGCGCCCGATGGTCCAGCTCGACGGTGGCCGTTTCGCCACCAGCGACCTGAACGACCTGTACCGCCGCGTCATCAACCGCAACAACCGCCTGCGTCGCCTGCTCGACCTCGGTGCTCCCGAGATCATCGTGAACAACGAGAAGCGCATGCTGCAGGAGGCCGTCGACGCACTGTTCGACAACGGTCGCCGCGGTCGTCCCGTCACGGGTACCGGCAACCGCGCCCTGAAGTCCCTGAGCGACATGCTCAAGGGAAAGCAGGGTCGTTTCCGCCAGAACCTGCTCGGAAAGCGCGTCGACTACTCGGGCCGTTCGGTCATCATCGTCGGTCCGCAGCTGAAGCTGCACCAGTGTGGTCTGCCCAAGCAGATGGCGCTGGAGCTGTTCAAGCCGTTCGTCATCAAGCGCCTGATCGACCTGAGCCACGCTCAGAACATCAAGGCCGCGAAGCGAATGGTCGAGCGCAGCCGTCCGCAGGTCTGGGACGTGCTCGAGGAGATCATCCGCGAGCGCCCCGTGCTGCTGAACCGTGCACCGACGCTTCACCGCCTCGGCATCCAGGCCTTCGAGCCGCAGCTCGTCGAGGGCAAGGCCATCCAGCTCCACCCGCTCGTGTGTGCGGCGTTCAACGCCGACTTCGACGGTGACCAGATGGCTGTGCACCTGCCGCTGTCGGTCGAGGCCCAGGCCGAGGCCCGCATCCTGATGCTCGCGTCGAACAACATCCTGAAGCCGTCGGACGGCCGCCCGGTGACCCTGCCCTCGCAGGACATGATCATCGGTCTGCACCACCTGACCACGCTCAAGGAAGGCGCTGTCGGCGAAGGCCGCGCGTTCTCGTCCGTCGCCGAGGCGATCCTCGCGAAGGACCAGCACTCGCTCGACCTGAACGCCAAGGTCCGCATCCGTCTCAACGACTACGTTCCGAGTGACGCTGCAGACAAGGGCGTCGTCGGAGTGACGGCCATCGTCGAGACCACCCTGGGTCGCGCGCTGTTCAACGAGACCCTGCCGGCCGACTACCCCTACGTGGAAGAAGTCGCCGACAAGGGTGTCATCTCGGGCATCGTCAACGCCCTGGCGGAGCGGTACCCGAAGGTGGAGGTCGCAGCAGCACTCGACAACATCAAGGACGCCGGCTTCTACTGGGCGACGCGTTCCGGTGTGACGGTGGCGCTGAGCGACATCCTCACCCCGCCGAACAAGCCGCAGATCGTGGCCGGCTACGAGAAGAAGGCCGCCAAGGTCACCGCCGAGTTCGAGAAGGGTCTCACGACCGACCTCGAGCGTCGTCAGGAACTGGTCAAGATCTGGACCGAAGCGACCAACGAGGTCGCCGAGGCCATGCGCGCCAACTTCCCGGCCGACAACACCATCAACCGCATGGTCACGTCGGGCGCCCGTGGTAACTGGCTGCAGGTCCGCAACATCGCGGGTATGCGTGGTCTGGTGAACAACCCGAAGGGTGAGATCATCCCTCGTCCGATCATCTCCTCGTACCGCGAGGGGCTGTCGGTGGCGGAGTACTTCATCGCGACGCACGGTGCCCGCAAGGGTCTGGCCGACACGGCTCTCCGTACGGCCGACTCGGGCTACCTGACCCGTCGTCTCGTCGACGTGTCGCAGGACGTCATCATCCGTGAAGACGACTGTGGCACCACCAAGGGCCTCGATCTGCCGATCGCTGCCGCCGGTGCAGACGGAGTGCTGGTTCGCGACGCCAACGTCGAGAACTCGGTGTTCGCCCGTACGCTCGCCGCCGACGCTGTGTCCGCTGACGGCACCGTGGTGGCCAAGGCAGGCGACGACGTCGGAGACGTGCTCATCGACCGCCTGGTCGCTGCCGGCGTCACCGACATCAAGGTCCGCTCCGTGCTCACGTGTGAGTCCGCGGTCGGTGTGTGTGCAGCCTGCTACGGCCGCTCGCTCGCGACCGGAAAGCTCGTCGACATCGGCGAGGCCGTCGGCATCATCGCGGCCCAGTCGATCGGTGAGCCGGGAACCCAGCTGACCATGCGTACCTTCCACACCGGTGGTTCCGCATCCGCAGACGACATCACGCAGGGTCTTCCCCGCGTGCAGGAGCTGTTCGAGGCCCGTACCCCCAAGGGTGCGTCCCCGATCGCCGAGGCTGCCGGACGCATCACCATCGAGGACACGGACCGCAGCCGCAAGGTCATCCTGACCCCGGACAGCGGTGACGAGGCGCACATCTACCCCGTGCTCAAGCGTTCGACCCTCCTCGTCGAGGACGGTCAGCACGTCGAGCTCGGCCAGCAGATCATCGTCGGCACCGTCGACCCGAAGGAAGTTCTTCGCGTCAAGGGTGTCCGTGAGGTGCAGAAGCACCTCGTCGGTGGCGTGCAGGGCGTCTACCGCTCGCAGGGTGTTCCGATCCACGACAAGCACATCGAGGTCATCGTGCGGCAGATGCTGCGCAAGGTCACCGTCGTCGAGCACGGCGACACCGACCTGCTGCCCGGTGAACTGGTCGACCGGTCGAAGTACAACGAGCTGAACCGTGCCGCGCTCACTGCCGGCAAGAAGACGGCGTCCGCTCGCCAGGAGGTCATGGGTATCACCAAGGCCTCGCTCGCAACCGAGTCGTGGCTGTCGGCCGCGTCGTTCCAGGAGACCACCCGGGTTCTGACCCAGGCGGCCATGGAAGGCAAGTCCGACCCGCTGATCGGCCTCAAGGAGAACGTGATCATCGGAAAGCTGATCCCGGCCGGTACCGGCCTGGCTCGCTACCGCAACGTCACGGTCGAGGCCACCGAGGAGGCGAAGGCGGAGCGTTACCCGAACCGCATCTTCGCCGACGACTCGGCGTTCAGCGAGAACGACCTGAGCTTCGTCGACTTCGACAGCTTCAGCTCGGACGACTACACCCCCGGCACCTACAACTAA
- a CDS encoding peptidoglycan-binding domain-containing protein, whose amino-acid sequence MIKWMRAPGRRRLALLTGASAVALLLAVGGGWVLAVAFESPAQREASARAPERVPVTAEVVSGELSRTVSVSAEVGRRAAEQVALVPGEGRSVVTGRPLSIGSVAAAGAVVLEVSGHPVFLLPGAFPFYRALSAGDRGPDVRQLQQGIADSGIRVAADGVFGAATERAVRQLYKRAGYDPETRAPTAEEEAAAASLLPADADSQDRKPLPPVLVIRPEHLLVASSMPASLVSVPTIGREIAEGDAVGLEQGDIVAAGEVPASAAGQLEPGQRVVVRKGGSPGVDALVESVMAVTDDDSDKSADALRDTSRVVFVATGDTFPAEWLRGTVVAQVTVELAAADSLIVPSIAVVTEPKGRASVRKRDTDGTFTVVSVVEKAQLDGRSAIEPVTTGAIARGDRVAVE is encoded by the coding sequence GTGATCAAGTGGATGCGCGCGCCGGGGCGCCGCCGGCTGGCGCTTCTCACGGGCGCGTCCGCTGTCGCGCTCCTTCTCGCGGTCGGCGGAGGCTGGGTTCTGGCCGTCGCGTTCGAGTCGCCGGCGCAGCGCGAAGCATCCGCCCGCGCGCCCGAGCGGGTTCCCGTCACGGCCGAGGTCGTCTCGGGCGAGCTCTCCCGAACGGTCAGCGTTTCCGCCGAGGTCGGGCGCAGGGCCGCTGAGCAGGTCGCGCTTGTGCCGGGGGAGGGGCGGTCCGTCGTCACGGGCCGGCCGCTCTCCATCGGATCGGTCGCGGCGGCCGGCGCGGTCGTGCTCGAGGTCAGCGGGCATCCCGTCTTCCTCCTCCCTGGAGCCTTTCCGTTTTACAGGGCGCTGTCTGCAGGTGACCGTGGTCCGGATGTCCGCCAGCTTCAGCAGGGCATCGCCGACTCGGGCATCCGTGTCGCCGCAGACGGCGTGTTCGGCGCCGCGACCGAACGTGCCGTCCGCCAGCTTTACAAGAGGGCGGGCTATGACCCGGAGACGCGGGCTCCGACAGCGGAGGAAGAAGCCGCGGCGGCGTCGCTACTGCCGGCCGACGCCGACTCGCAGGATCGAAAGCCGCTTCCGCCGGTCCTTGTCATCCGGCCCGAGCACCTGCTGGTCGCCTCCTCGATGCCGGCGTCACTCGTTTCCGTCCCCACGATCGGCCGGGAGATCGCGGAGGGCGACGCGGTCGGACTCGAACAGGGCGACATCGTCGCCGCAGGCGAGGTGCCCGCATCCGCCGCCGGCCAGCTCGAACCAGGGCAACGGGTTGTCGTGCGCAAGGGTGGGAGTCCGGGTGTGGATGCGCTGGTCGAGTCCGTCATGGCGGTGACGGACGACGACTCGGACAAGTCGGCGGATGCACTGCGTGACACCAGCCGAGTAGTGTTCGTCGCGACCGGCGACACCTTCCCAGCGGAGTGGTTGCGCGGAACGGTCGTCGCACAGGTCACCGTCGAACTCGCCGCCGCGGACAGCCTGATCGTGCCCTCCATCGCAGTCGTAACGGAGCCGAAGGGCCGGGCGAGCGTACGCAAGCGTGACACCGACGGCACTTTCACAGTTGTTTCCGTCGTCGAGAAGGCGCAACTCGACGGCCGCAGTGCGATCGAACCGGTTACCACGGGCGCGATCGCCCGCGGCGACCGTGTAGCCGTGGAGTGA
- a CDS encoding ABC transporter ATP-binding protein/permease encodes MPTLELLGLGRTYPGALPVEALRGVTVEIKAGEFVAIEGASGGGKSTLLNLIGLLDAPTSGIYAIGGTVVDPHDERTIARLRAECFGFIFQSFHLLDRRPVADSVELGLLYQAVPARIRRERAVEALALLGIERLASTPANLLSGGERQRVAIARALASRAPVIVADEPTGNLDSANSDTVVSSLRTLNERGATVILVTHSPEVASHATRRLRVRDGVIVEDSGSRVVPGRASEDAEAPRAPHGSPSTVRARDLVADALASVTSRMGRAAGLIGSVALAVALAVASLGISESSKAQVAATFDAHANRTVTVEWGSDSANAEATTAESAALSERLAELRGVDAAGLIRGHGRVSLSLAPSRPSFDANGYSATRDLPRAAQLGVTWAPGHGDRLDAGEILLGETLAKRIALAPLRYRPVVEVDSGSYVVAGLVSPSTRVKELGGAVVVSTADDARMPAPATTTAILLTTPGAAQQVAAQVPLVIDPSAPGRLRVSAPIDPRTLRAEIEDDVRSTLLALTGVALLASVVGLANAMILAVIERRQEIGLRRSLGARARHIFGLVLTESAIIGLLGGVLGLAVGLCGVLGVTIAQHWSPVFDVALAPVALAGGIIVGIAGGLFAAGRAARIQPGEALRQ; translated from the coding sequence GTGCCGACCCTCGAGCTGCTAGGACTCGGCCGGACCTACCCCGGGGCGCTTCCGGTTGAGGCTCTCCGCGGTGTGACCGTGGAGATCAAGGCCGGGGAGTTCGTCGCCATCGAAGGGGCCTCTGGTGGCGGCAAGTCCACTCTGCTCAACCTGATCGGTCTCCTCGACGCCCCGACCAGCGGCATCTACGCGATCGGCGGTACCGTCGTCGATCCGCACGACGAACGGACGATCGCACGACTGCGTGCCGAATGTTTCGGGTTCATCTTCCAGAGTTTCCACCTGCTCGACCGCAGGCCGGTCGCGGACAGTGTCGAACTGGGCCTCCTCTATCAGGCTGTGCCGGCGCGGATCCGCCGCGAACGCGCTGTCGAAGCCCTGGCGCTGCTGGGAATCGAACGGCTCGCGTCCACCCCTGCGAACCTGCTCTCCGGCGGCGAACGGCAGCGGGTCGCGATCGCCCGCGCGCTCGCATCCCGCGCTCCGGTGATCGTCGCCGACGAACCGACCGGCAATCTCGACTCGGCCAACAGCGACACGGTGGTGAGCAGTCTGCGCACGCTCAACGAACGTGGCGCGACCGTCATCCTCGTGACCCATTCACCTGAGGTCGCCTCCCACGCGACCAGGCGCCTGAGGGTGCGCGACGGGGTCATCGTCGAAGACAGCGGATCACGCGTGGTGCCCGGTCGCGCATCCGAAGACGCGGAGGCGCCTCGCGCCCCGCACGGGTCACCGTCGACCGTGCGCGCCCGCGACCTGGTGGCCGACGCGTTGGCGTCGGTGACATCCCGGATGGGTCGGGCGGCGGGCCTCATCGGCTCCGTTGCGCTCGCTGTCGCCCTCGCTGTCGCGAGCCTCGGCATCTCCGAATCGTCGAAAGCTCAGGTCGCTGCCACTTTCGACGCGCACGCAAACCGCACCGTGACCGTCGAGTGGGGGAGCGATTCCGCGAATGCGGAAGCGACGACAGCCGAGAGCGCCGCCCTGTCTGAGCGTCTCGCCGAGCTTCGCGGGGTGGATGCTGCCGGCCTGATCAGGGGACACGGCCGGGTCTCCCTCTCACTCGCGCCATCGCGCCCGTCGTTCGATGCCAACGGATATTCGGCGACGCGTGACCTGCCACGGGCAGCGCAACTCGGCGTCACCTGGGCACCCGGGCATGGCGATCGTCTCGATGCGGGAGAGATCCTGCTCGGTGAGACGCTTGCGAAACGCATCGCTCTCGCCCCGCTCCGGTATCGTCCCGTCGTCGAGGTCGACTCGGGTTCCTACGTAGTAGCAGGGCTGGTGAGTCCTTCCACCCGGGTGAAGGAGCTCGGAGGAGCGGTCGTCGTGTCGACCGCGGATGACGCCCGGATGCCCGCTCCGGCGACCACGACCGCCATCCTGTTGACCACCCCCGGCGCAGCCCAGCAGGTTGCGGCCCAGGTCCCGCTGGTCATCGATCCGAGCGCCCCCGGACGTCTGCGCGTCTCAGCGCCGATCGATCCACGCACGCTACGGGCCGAGATCGAGGATGACGTGAGGTCGACCCTCCTGGCCCTCACCGGCGTCGCCCTTCTGGCCTCGGTCGTCGGCCTGGCGAATGCGATGATTCTGGCGGTCATCGAACGACGCCAGGAGATCGGACTCCGCCGTTCGCTCGGAGCACGGGCACGCCACATCTTCGGCCTGGTGCTCACCGAATCCGCGATCATCGGTCTGCTGGGCGGTGTGCTCGGGCTCGCTGTCGGTCTGTGTGGCGTGCTCGGTGTCACGATCGCGCAGCACTGGTCGCCGGTCTTCGACGTCGCGCTCGCGCCAGTAGCACTCGCGGGGGGCATCATCGTCGGCATAGCGGGCGGGCTCTTCGCGGCCGGCCGTGCGGCGCGCATTCAGCCGGGTGAGGCCTTACGCCAATGA
- a CDS encoding peptidase inhibitor family I36 protein, giving the protein MPKRLALTAAIGAALSLGLIATGVAPASAAAANCPSGAACIWGDTLWKTSGKDGALISFQRYIPDYSEVSHKYVGTTIRGNDTASSVKNNGNWERVRFHEHARHGGAYIQLKPGQSDGNMHDAIGDVTKVFYDRISSGYFESFWGLAW; this is encoded by the coding sequence ATGCCCAAACGCCTTGCACTCACTGCTGCCATCGGGGCCGCCCTATCGCTCGGTCTCATTGCGACGGGCGTCGCCCCTGCCAGCGCCGCGGCCGCCAACTGCCCGTCAGGCGCCGCCTGCATCTGGGGGGACACGTTGTGGAAGACCTCGGGCAAGGATGGTGCTCTCATCTCCTTCCAGCGGTACATCCCCGATTATTCCGAGGTGTCGCACAAATATGTCGGCACCACCATCAGGGGTAACGACACCGCTTCGTCCGTCAAGAACAACGGCAACTGGGAGCGGGTGAGGTTTCATGAACACGCTCGACACGGAGGGGCCTATATCCAGCTGAAACCGGGGCAGTCCGACGGGAACATGCATGATGCCATCGGTGACGTCACCAAAGTCTTCTACGATCGAATTTCGTCCGGGTACTTCGAGAGTTTCTGGGGACTCGCCTGGTGA
- a CDS encoding peptidase inhibitor family I36 protein, whose amino-acid sequence MPKRLALTAAVGAALSLGLIATGVAPANAAAANCPSGAACIWGDTLWKTSGKDGALISFQRYIPDYSEVSHKYVGTTIGGNDTASSVKNNGNSEAVRFYEHAKKGGSVIQLPRGASDGNIHDAIGEVNKVFHDRISSGYFQSFWGIAW is encoded by the coding sequence ATGCCCAAACGCCTTGCACTCACTGCTGCCGTCGGGGCCGCCCTTTCGCTCGGTCTCATTGCGACGGGCGTCGCCCCTGCCAACGCCGCGGCCGCCAACTGCCCGTCGGGCGCCGCCTGCATCTGGGGGGACACGTTGTGGAAGACCTCGGGCAAGGATGGTGCTCTCATCTCCTTCCAGCGGTACATCCCCGATTATTCCGAGGTGTCGCACAAATATGTCGGCACCACCATCGGCGGCAATGACACTGCTTCGTCCGTCAAGAACAACGGGAACAGCGAGGCTGTGCGGTTCTACGAGCACGCCAAGAAGGGCGGTTCCGTGATTCAGCTACCCCGCGGGGCATCGGATGGCAACATCCACGATGCGATCGGCGAGGTTAACAAGGTCTTCCATGACCGTATTTCTTCCGGGTACTTTCAGAGCTTTTGGGGGATTGCTTGGTGA